A single Lactuca sativa cultivar Salinas chromosome 8, Lsat_Salinas_v11, whole genome shotgun sequence DNA region contains:
- the LOC111917544 gene encoding uncharacterized protein LOC111917544 — protein MPLLHTLKGCIEKNNFQWTNEAEKALQKIKEALHELPNLATPIPRETLHVYLSTSGEAISSVLAVEREGEQRPVYFVSRVLQGPELNYPMLAKLVLALTYAARRLRRYFQAHQIEVLMSYPIKQILLTPETSGRLAKWAIELGEHDINYRPRTSIKGQALADFLLEIPDGGNPAKGKVWVVEGAPADHGSSTLYTDGASSREGLGAGMILTSPEGEEIPISENKRADALSKLASTCFDHLSKKVLVEVLRERSIDEQQVNTLTPAGTTWMTPFQEYLQRGVLSDDHDEARKIRINASSYAIVNGELYKKRFTYPWLKCADQAKGEDILQEAHSGQVGADEGARALTGKVLRMGVYWPTIQQDAIEVTRKCGECQSYAPVQANPLAPLSNISSPWPFYRWGIDIVGPFPEAPRKLKYMVVAVDYITKWIEAEPLAFISGRHMIKFVWKNIMTRFVTPKVLIGNNGLQFVENPFREWCTAKGISQRFTSVAHPQANGQTEVSNRTIVNGIKKRLGKAKGN, from the exons ATGCCATTGCTCCACACCTTAAAGGGGTGCATTGAGAAGAACAATTTCCAGTGGACGAATGAGGCAGAAAAGGCGCTCCAGAAAATCAAGGAAGCGCTACACGAGTTGCCAAATTTGGCCACCCCTATCCCTAGAGAAACATTACATGTGTATCTTTCAACATCAGGCGAAGCGATATCATCGGTATTGGCTGTAGAAAGGGAGGGGGAACAGAGGCCGGTGTACTTTGTTAGTAGAGTGCTGCAAGGACCAGAACTCAACTATCCCATGCTGGCAAAGTTGGTATTAGCACTCACCTACGCCGCGAGACGACTAAGGCGATACTTCCAGGCACATCAAATCGAGGTACTCATGAGCTACCCCATTAAACAAATCTTGCTAACACCGGAGACGTCAGGCCGGCTGGCCAAGTGGGCAATTGAGTTGGGAGAACACGACATAAACTACCGCCCAAGAACAAGCATCAAAGGGCAGGCGTTGGCTGACTTCTTACTGGAGATCCCAGATGGAGGGAACCCGGCGAAAGGGAAGGTGTGGGTAGTTGAAGGGGCCCCGGCTGACCATGGTTCATCGACCTTGTATACGGATGGAGCATCCAGCAGGGAAGGCTTGGGGGCAGGGATGATCCTGACTAGCCCAGAAGGAGAGGAG ATACCCATAAGTGAAAACAAGAGGGCAGACGCTTTGAGTAAGCTGGCGTCCACATGCTTCGACCACCTATCAAAGAAAGTTTTAGTAGAGGTACTTCGAGAAAGGAGTATAGATGAGCAGCAAGTGAACACCCTAACCCCCGCTGGGACCACATGGATGACACCATTCCAGGAATATCTTCAAAGAGGAGTACTGTCGGACGATCATGATGAGGCCAGGAAAATACGTATAAATGCGTCTTCATACGCAATAGTGAATGGAGAATTGTACAAGAAGAGGTTCACGTATCCATGGTTAAAATGTGCGGATCAGGCTAAGGGGGAAGACATATTGCAGGAAGCACACTCAGGACAGGTGGGTGCAGATGAAGGGGCGAGGGCCTTGACAGGCAAGGTGTTACGAATGGGGGTATACTGGCCAACGATACAACAGGATGCGATAGAGGTAACCAGGAAATGTGGGGAGTGTCAGTCTTATGCCCCAGTCCAGGCGAACCCCCTGGCCCCGCTAAGCAACATATCCAGCCCATGGCCTTTCTACCGGTGGGGCATAGATATAGTGGGTCCATTCCCAGAAGCACCAAGGAAACTAAAGTATATGGTGGTAGCTGTGGACTACATCACAAAGTGGATTGAAGCTGAGCCTCTGGCGTTCATATCTGGGAGGCACATGATAAAATTCGTGTGGAAAAACATCATGACAAGATTCGTAACGCCTAAGGTTCTCATCGGCaacaatggcttgcagtttgttgaGAACCCGTTCAGAGAATGGTGCACCGCTAAAGGGATAAGCCAACGCTTCACATCGGTGGCGCACCCTCAAGCGAACGGCCAAACGGAGGTGTCCAACCGAACCATTGTAAATGGGATTAAGAAGAGGTTGGGCAAAGCAAAGGGGAATTAG